In the Bacillota bacterium LX-D genome, one interval contains:
- the lepA gene encoding translation elongation factor 4, with amino-acid sequence MTQDWQKKIRNFCIIAHIDHGKSTLADRLLEYTGALSEREMEEQVLDKMDLERERGITIKLQAVRLNYKAQNGETYLLNLIDTPGHVDFTYEVSRSLAACEGALLVVDAAQGIEAQTLANVYLALEHDLEIIPVINKIDLPSAEPERVKQEIEDVIGLDASEAILASAKTGIGTKDILEAIVHKIPPPEGDVKDPLRTLIFDSHFDAYKGAIPYVRIMEGTVYKGMKIKMMATEAEYEVNEVGVFTPALKIVDKLAAGEVGFITASIKNVKDTRVGDTITEAENPAASPLPGYRKVTPMVFCGLYPIETNQYDNLRDALEKLQLNDASLVFEPETSTALGFGFRCGFLGLLHMEIIQERLEREYGLQLITTAPSVIYRVTKTSGEVVMVDNPTNLPEPNYIETIEEPYVKASIMVPSDFVGAVMELCQDKRGTFGNMEYLTTNRVMLIYHLPLSEIIFDFFDQLKSRTKGYASFDYELTGYRQSNLVKLDIMLNAEIVDALSCIVHKDKAYYRGRALAEKLRKIIPRQMFEVPIQAAIGNKIIARETVKAMRKDVLEKCYGGDISRKKKLLEKQKEGKKRMKQVGSVEIPQEAFMAVLSIED; translated from the coding sequence ATGACACAAGATTGGCAAAAAAAAATTCGTAACTTTTGCATTATTGCTCATATAGATCATGGAAAATCTACTTTAGCAGACCGTTTATTGGAATATACCGGCGCTTTGTCGGAGCGGGAAATGGAAGAACAGGTCTTAGATAAAATGGACCTAGAAAGGGAACGAGGCATTACTATTAAGCTGCAAGCGGTGCGTTTAAATTATAAAGCCCAGAATGGAGAAACTTACCTGCTTAATTTAATTGACACACCGGGACATGTGGACTTTACTTATGAAGTTTCTCGTAGCTTAGCAGCCTGCGAGGGTGCCTTGCTGGTAGTAGATGCAGCTCAAGGCATAGAAGCTCAGACCTTGGCTAATGTCTATTTAGCACTAGAACATGATTTAGAAATAATTCCTGTTATCAATAAAATTGACTTACCCAGCGCTGAACCGGAAAGAGTAAAACAAGAGATTGAAGATGTAATTGGCCTTGATGCTAGCGAGGCTATTTTAGCATCTGCCAAAACAGGAATTGGAACAAAAGATATCTTAGAAGCTATTGTGCATAAAATTCCTCCTCCAGAAGGGGATGTAAAGGATCCTTTAAGAACTTTAATTTTTGATTCCCATTTTGATGCCTATAAAGGAGCAATTCCCTATGTACGCATTATGGAAGGTACTGTGTACAAAGGCATGAAGATTAAAATGATGGCAACTGAGGCTGAATATGAAGTTAACGAAGTAGGTGTTTTTACTCCTGCTTTAAAAATAGTAGATAAGCTGGCAGCAGGTGAAGTTGGTTTTATTACTGCCAGCATAAAAAATGTTAAGGATACTCGAGTTGGAGATACAATTACGGAAGCGGAAAATCCAGCAGCATCTCCTTTGCCTGGTTACCGTAAAGTAACCCCCATGGTTTTTTGCGGTTTGTATCCAATCGAAACTAACCAGTATGATAATCTTCGTGATGCTTTAGAAAAATTGCAGCTAAACGATGCTTCCTTAGTTTTCGAACCAGAAACTTCTACTGCTTTAGGTTTTGGTTTTCGCTGTGGTTTTCTAGGTTTGCTGCATATGGAAATTATTCAAGAAAGGCTGGAAAGGGAATATGGACTCCAGCTGATTACCACTGCTCCCAGCGTTATTTATCGGGTAACAAAAACCAGCGGTGAGGTTGTCATGGTAGATAACCCTACTAATTTACCGGAACCAAATTATATAGAGACAATCGAAGAACCTTATGTCAAGGCTTCCATTATGGTTCCTAGCGATTTCGTTGGAGCTGTAATGGAACTTTGCCAGGACAAAAGAGGCACTTTTGGCAACATGGAGTACTTGACTACTAACAGGGTGATGCTAATTTATCATTTACCATTGAGCGAAATTATTTTTGATTTCTTTGATCAATTAAAATCCAGAACAAAAGGGTATGCTTCTTTTGATTATGAGCTGACAGGTTATCGCCAATCTAATCTGGTCAAGCTGGACATCATGCTTAATGCGGAAATTGTTGATGCTTTATCTTGTATTGTCCACAAGGATAAAGCCTATTACCGGGGCCGAGCTTTGGCAGAAAAACTGCGTAAAATTATTCCGCGTCAAATGTTTGAGGTTCCTATTCAAGCCGCTATTGGTAATAAAATTATTGCCAGGGAAACAGTTAAAGCTATGCGGAAAGATGTATTGGAAAAATGTTATGGAGGGGATATCTCTCGGAAAAAGAAACTCTTAGAAAAGCAAAAAGAAGGAAAAAAGAGAATGAAACAAGTTGGTTCTGTAGAAATACCTCAGGAAGCTTTTATGGCTGTTCTGAGCATTGAGGACTAA
- the hemW gene encoding radical SAM family heme chaperone HemW yields MGVGLYLHFPFCLQKCNYCDFLSFPADKYTISTYLKALAREMELYQEQGAPWKIDTVYLGGGTPTALESEQLVQVLTRCRDFFSWDHVTEATVEANPGTVDLNKLQQLRCHGINRISFGVQSFDDELLQKMGRIHTSAQAKEGLRLAKKAGFNNLSLDLMFGLPGQTLGQWELTIKEALRIGVQHISAYGLKIEEGTLWGDLEEQGQISLPEEDVTLEMRQLANELLEAAGYNHYEISNYALPGFESQHNLGYWQYKSFLGLGLGASSQIENRRFMNEKNLPAYIQELNQNRFPIAEEEKLSEKEMMGEQVFLGLRLAQGLDSKAFQRRFKKEIEDVFKEELQELLKFKLVEFNGKYLHLTPKAVPIANQVFMYFV; encoded by the coding sequence ATGGGCGTAGGTCTTTATTTACATTTCCCTTTTTGTTTACAAAAGTGTAACTACTGTGATTTTTTATCCTTCCCTGCTGATAAGTATACAATATCCACATATTTAAAAGCATTAGCCAGAGAGATGGAACTTTACCAAGAACAAGGTGCTCCCTGGAAAATTGATACGGTTTATCTAGGCGGGGGAACTCCTACTGCATTAGAATCAGAACAATTGGTCCAGGTGCTAACAAGGTGCCGGGACTTTTTTAGTTGGGACCATGTTACGGAAGCTACTGTAGAGGCAAATCCTGGTACAGTGGACTTAAATAAACTTCAGCAGTTAAGGTGTCATGGAATAAACAGGATCTCTTTTGGAGTCCAATCCTTTGATGATGAATTATTGCAGAAGATGGGGAGAATTCACACCTCAGCCCAGGCTAAAGAGGGTCTTAGGCTAGCTAAAAAAGCAGGTTTTAACAATCTTAGCTTAGATTTAATGTTTGGACTGCCAGGCCAGACTTTAGGGCAGTGGGAGTTAACTATTAAAGAAGCATTAAGGATAGGTGTTCAGCATATTTCTGCTTATGGGCTAAAAATTGAAGAGGGAACTCTGTGGGGAGATTTAGAAGAGCAAGGTCAAATCAGTTTGCCTGAGGAAGATGTGACTTTGGAAATGCGCCAACTTGCTAATGAGCTCCTTGAAGCTGCAGGCTATAATCACTATGAAATTTCCAATTATGCCTTACCAGGTTTTGAGTCCCAACATAATTTGGGATATTGGCAGTATAAAAGCTTTTTAGGACTGGGATTGGGGGCTAGTTCCCAAATAGAGAACAGACGATTTATGAATGAAAAAAATTTGCCCGCTTATATTCAAGAACTTAACCAGAACCGTTTTCCTATAGCGGAAGAGGAAAAACTATCTGAAAAAGAAATGATGGGTGAGCAGGTTTTTTTAGGTTTACGTTTAGCTCAAGGGTTAGATTCCAAAGCATTTCAAAGAAGATTTAAGAAAGAAATTGAAGACGTATTTAAAGAGGAGCTTCAAGAATTACTAAAATTTAAGCTGGTGGAGTTTAATGGCAAATATTTGCATTTAACTCCTAAGGCTGTTCCTATTGCTAATCAAGTTTTCATGTATTTTGTTTAA
- the hrcA gene encoding heat-inducible transcriptional repressor HrcA: MDERKKKVLQSIIQDYIATAEPVGSRTIARKYNLGVSPATIRNEMADLEELGYIEQPHTSAGRIPSDLGYRYYVDCLMEKQELNQAEKDYIDFCFSQKQKMEEIQSVIKQASELLSEMTHYTAMIVEPQWDRLVFEHIQLLPLGPGVALMVVVINSRIIQHYILNIPESISAADLEKVSLALNHKFKGFTLNQIKQDLLLDVLRENQQYKEIIDNVLGLFQQLNSLASKEKVHLGGTLNIFNQPEFKDIDKLRDLLSLLEEKEILKDILTRETKTGLTVKIGGENKHEGITGCSIITASYQIDGEILGSIGLLGPTRMAYSKAISLVEYVTQNLSLALAKLIK, encoded by the coding sequence ATGGACGAGCGGAAGAAGAAAGTTCTTCAATCTATTATTCAAGATTACATTGCTACCGCAGAACCCGTTGGATCTAGGACAATCGCCCGAAAATATAATTTGGGTGTGAGTCCCGCTACTATCCGAAACGAAATGGCAGATTTGGAGGAATTAGGTTATATTGAGCAGCCCCATACGTCTGCAGGTCGAATTCCTTCCGATTTGGGCTACAGGTACTATGTAGACTGTTTAATGGAAAAGCAGGAACTTAATCAAGCAGAAAAGGACTATATAGATTTTTGTTTTTCGCAAAAACAAAAGATGGAAGAAATCCAAAGTGTGATTAAACAGGCTAGTGAACTTTTATCAGAAATGACTCATTATACGGCTATGATTGTAGAACCCCAGTGGGATAGACTAGTTTTTGAGCATATTCAGCTTCTGCCTTTAGGCCCGGGAGTAGCTTTAATGGTAGTCGTCATTAATTCCCGCATTATTCAGCATTATATTTTAAATATACCCGAAAGCATAAGTGCTGCTGATTTAGAGAAAGTTAGTTTAGCCTTAAATCACAAATTTAAAGGATTTACTTTAAACCAGATTAAGCAGGATCTTCTCTTAGATGTTTTGCGTGAAAATCAGCAGTATAAGGAAATTATCGACAATGTCCTAGGATTGTTTCAGCAGCTTAACAGTCTAGCATCCAAGGAAAAAGTTCACTTAGGAGGAACCTTAAATATTTTTAACCAGCCTGAATTCAAAGATATTGACAAGTTGCGGGATCTATTAAGTTTGCTGGAAGAGAAGGAGATTTTAAAAGATATTTTAACCCGAGAGACAAAAACAGGGTTAACAGTAAAAATTGGTGGAGAAAATAAACATGAGGGTATTACAGGCTGTAGTATTATTACGGCTTCATACCAGATAGATGGGGAGATTTTAGGTTCTATTGGGCTTTTAGGTCCTACCAGGATGGCTTATTCCAAAGCTATTTCCTTAGTAGAGTACGTGACCCAAAACCTTTCTCTGGCATTAGCTAAGCTAATAAAGTAA
- a CDS encoding TCP-1/cpn60 chaperonin family protein has protein sequence MSVKQVSENAEVDESLAALSTNVSAVRAISSAVEGTLGPKGMDTMLVDQFGGVVITNDGVTILNLMEVNHPAAKMLINIAKAQQEEIGDGTTTATIMAGSLVSAGMEQVLKGVPVAKVVEGLRLGVQEGLDFFQLQAKKIKDLKDPSLKQIALVAGRGYAEIAELVVNAANLIGQEKLLEPHFKLAETVIAQAGAQNEVFEGVIINKEWMNAEVEADYITNVNLLIIDDALEPEEVEEEALATEAGVRRYYELQNEFIHNLGKIIDLQVKLVLVDRGVSPLAEEILTDAGIVVLQRVAHKELRKAMEHCGARFIKRTGLKKESTELKKYLGKAQTIYLDQKLKQVRIIDGCGKPTASILVGAATEEVVDEMERIAKDAASAVQAAVKGGIVPGGGAVEIAAALAVQNSRQKAKGMAAYGVDCVVEALNKPFCQIVANAGYMALEKQQEVITAQKSQENIALALDCETGEITDMFELGVVDPALVKIHALKAAGEVAEAILRIDTIIRMKEINPSQETKAGNIEF, from the coding sequence ATGAGTGTTAAACAAGTGAGTGAAAATGCCGAAGTAGATGAAAGTTTAGCTGCTTTATCTACAAATGTTAGTGCTGTTCGAGCTATATCCAGCGCAGTTGAAGGAACCTTAGGACCTAAGGGTATGGATACTATGTTGGTAGATCAATTTGGCGGCGTTGTCATTACTAACGATGGTGTAACAATTTTAAACTTAATGGAAGTCAATCATCCTGCGGCCAAAATGCTAATTAATATTGCCAAAGCTCAGCAAGAGGAAATTGGAGATGGTACCACTACGGCAACTATTATGGCAGGCAGTTTGGTTAGTGCAGGTATGGAGCAAGTCCTAAAAGGGGTTCCAGTAGCTAAAGTTGTAGAAGGACTTCGCTTAGGTGTGCAAGAAGGTCTTGATTTTTTTCAACTGCAGGCTAAGAAAATAAAAGATTTGAAGGACCCTAGTTTAAAGCAAATTGCCTTGGTAGCAGGACGTGGTTATGCTGAGATAGCAGAATTGGTAGTTAATGCTGCCAATTTAATCGGTCAGGAAAAATTGCTAGAACCCCATTTTAAGTTGGCTGAAACCGTAATAGCTCAAGCAGGTGCCCAAAATGAAGTGTTCGAAGGCGTCATTATTAATAAGGAATGGATGAATGCAGAAGTTGAAGCAGATTATATAACTAATGTTAATCTATTAATCATAGATGATGCTCTAGAACCAGAGGAAGTTGAAGAAGAAGCCTTAGCTACTGAAGCTGGAGTAAGGCGCTATTACGAATTACAAAATGAGTTTATCCACAATTTAGGGAAAATAATTGATTTACAGGTAAAATTAGTCTTAGTTGACAGAGGCGTTTCACCTTTAGCTGAGGAAATTTTAACTGATGCAGGAATAGTAGTTTTACAGAGAGTAGCCCACAAGGAATTGCGCAAAGCAATGGAACATTGTGGTGCCCGTTTTATTAAAAGAACGGGTTTGAAAAAAGAAAGTACTGAACTAAAAAAATACTTAGGCAAGGCTCAGACAATTTACTTAGATCAAAAGTTAAAACAGGTTCGGATTATCGATGGCTGCGGCAAACCTACGGCCAGCATTTTGGTTGGAGCTGCCACAGAAGAAGTTGTAGACGAGATGGAGAGAATTGCCAAAGATGCAGCTAGTGCAGTGCAGGCAGCTGTAAAAGGTGGCATTGTGCCTGGAGGAGGTGCCGTTGAAATAGCAGCAGCCTTGGCTGTCCAAAATTCCCGCCAAAAAGCCAAGGGAATGGCAGCATATGGGGTAGATTGCGTTGTGGAAGCTTTAAATAAGCCCTTTTGCCAGATAGTGGCCAATGCCGGATACATGGCTTTAGAAAAGCAGCAAGAAGTAATTACAGCCCAAAAATCTCAAGAAAATATAGCGTTGGCTTTAGATTGTGAAACTGGTGAAATTACCGATATGTTTGAATTAGGAGTAGTAGACCCTGCTTTAGTTAAAATACATGCCTTAAAAGCTGCCGGTGAAGTGGCAGAGGCTATTTTAAGGATAGACACTATTATCAGGATGAAAGAAATAAATCCTAGTCAGGAGACGAAAGCGGGAAATATAGAGTTTTAA
- the grpE gene encoding nucleotide exchange factor GrpE, with translation MAEKKVEKVELEQEQQAENAENMEDLKMEDLKDEETVETPSADDLLAQIQAKEKENEELFNRLQRLQADFDNFKKRSRKELEDMARYGAERLILSILPSMDNFSLALAAAEKGGDAAKFMSGMDMIYRQLMEALEKEGLKTIETLGQPFDPEKHEAVMQVEAENQEQDNQIVEELKVGYTLYEKVIRPSVVKVAKY, from the coding sequence TTGGCAGAGAAAAAAGTAGAAAAAGTAGAATTGGAACAAGAGCAGCAAGCAGAAAATGCTGAAAACATGGAAGATTTAAAAATGGAAGATTTAAAAGATGAGGAAACAGTTGAAACACCAAGTGCAGACGATTTATTAGCGCAAATTCAAGCTAAGGAAAAAGAAAATGAAGAATTATTCAATCGGCTGCAAAGATTACAGGCTGATTTTGATAATTTCAAGAAAAGGTCTCGTAAAGAATTAGAGGATATGGCCCGTTATGGAGCGGAACGCCTAATTTTAAGTATTTTGCCCAGTATGGATAATTTTTCCCTGGCGTTAGCTGCTGCAGAAAAAGGTGGAGATGCGGCAAAATTTATGTCAGGTATGGATATGATTTATCGTCAGCTTATGGAAGCGTTAGAAAAAGAAGGACTAAAGACCATTGAAACTTTAGGCCAGCCTTTTGATCCTGAAAAGCATGAAGCTGTAATGCAAGTTGAAGCAGAAAATCAGGAACAAGATAATCAAATTGTTGAGGAATTGAAGGTTGGATATACTTTATACGAAAAAGTAATTAGACCTAGTGTTGTTAAGGTTGCCAAATATTAA
- the dnaK gene encoding molecular chaperone DnaK, whose product MGKVIGIDLGTTNSCVAVMEGGEATVITNAEGNRTTPSIVGFAKNGERLVGQVAKRQAVTNPDKTITSIKRHMGTNYKINIDGKDYTPQEISAIILQKLKSDAESYLGEKVSQAVITVPAYFTDSQRQATKDAGKIAGLEVLRIINEPTAAALAYGLDKGDDDTILVFDLGGGTFDVSILELGDGVFEVKATSGNNRLGGDDFDERIMNYLVDEFKKSNGVDLSKDRMAMQRLKEAAEKAKHELSSVMTSNINLPFITATEEGPQHMDITLTRAKFEELTADLVEKTMGPTKQALSDAGLKPEEINKVILVGGSTRIPAVQEAIKKLIGKEPHKGVNPDECVALGAAIQAGVLTGEVKDVLLLDVTPLSLGIETLGGVFTKLIERNTTIPTSKSQIFSTAADNQTSVEIHVLQGERQMAADNKTLGRFNLTDIPPAPRGIPQIEVKFDIDANGIVQVSAKDLGTGKQQQITITSSGGLSDADIERMVNDAEKFAEEDKKRKEEVEVRNQADALLYQTDKTLKEFEGKVDAADAENVRKAKEELAEAVKGNNIQDIKQKTEQLSQAIYAVTTKVYQQTGAQQGTGEAPKDDNVVDADYEVVDDDKK is encoded by the coding sequence ATGGGTAAAGTTATAGGCATTGATTTAGGAACTACTAACTCCTGCGTTGCAGTAATGGAAGGCGGAGAAGCTACTGTTATCACTAACGCGGAAGGAAATAGAACTACACCATCTATTGTTGGTTTTGCTAAAAATGGTGAGCGTTTAGTTGGCCAGGTAGCAAAACGCCAGGCTGTTACCAATCCTGACAAGACAATTACTTCAATTAAAAGACATATGGGTACTAACTATAAGATAAATATTGATGGCAAAGACTATACACCTCAGGAAATTTCAGCTATTATATTACAAAAGCTAAAATCCGATGCAGAAAGTTATTTGGGAGAAAAAGTTTCTCAAGCTGTTATCACCGTACCTGCCTACTTTACAGATAGCCAGCGCCAAGCAACTAAAGATGCTGGTAAAATTGCAGGCTTAGAAGTTCTTAGAATTATTAACGAACCTACTGCTGCTGCTTTGGCTTATGGCCTAGATAAAGGCGATGATGATACTATTTTGGTCTTCGACTTAGGCGGAGGTACTTTTGACGTTTCCATTTTGGAACTTGGTGATGGCGTATTCGAAGTTAAAGCTACCAGTGGTAACAACCGCTTAGGCGGAGACGATTTTGATGAAAGAATTATGAATTACCTGGTGGACGAATTTAAGAAATCCAACGGTGTTGATTTAAGTAAAGATAGGATGGCTATGCAGCGTTTAAAAGAAGCTGCTGAAAAAGCAAAACATGAACTATCCAGTGTTATGACTTCTAATATTAATTTACCTTTTATTACAGCAACAGAAGAAGGACCTCAGCACATGGATATTACATTAACTAGAGCCAAATTCGAAGAATTAACAGCCGACTTAGTAGAAAAAACAATGGGTCCCACGAAACAGGCTTTATCAGATGCAGGCCTAAAGCCAGAAGAAATTAACAAAGTTATTTTGGTAGGGGGTTCTACTAGGATTCCAGCAGTTCAGGAAGCAATTAAAAAATTAATTGGCAAGGAACCTCACAAAGGTGTAAATCCTGATGAATGTGTTGCTCTTGGTGCTGCTATTCAAGCAGGTGTTTTAACTGGAGAAGTTAAAGATGTGTTGCTTCTTGACGTAACTCCACTATCCTTGGGTATTGAAACTTTAGGTGGTGTCTTTACAAAACTAATTGAAAGAAATACAACTATTCCAACATCCAAAAGTCAAATCTTCTCTACTGCTGCCGATAATCAGACTAGTGTTGAAATCCATGTGCTGCAAGGTGAACGGCAGATGGCGGCAGACAATAAAACTTTAGGTAGATTTAATTTGACAGACATACCACCTGCTCCCCGCGGCATTCCACAGATCGAAGTTAAATTTGATATTGATGCTAACGGTATAGTTCAAGTTTCTGCTAAAGATTTAGGCACTGGTAAACAACAACAAATTACGATTACTTCTTCCGGTGGCTTATCAGATGCTGATATTGAGCGCATGGTTAACGATGCCGAAAAATTTGCTGAAGAAGATAAGAAACGTAAAGAAGAGGTAGAAGTTCGCAACCAAGCAGATGCTTTATTATATCAAACAGATAAAACTCTAAAGGAATTTGAAGGCAAGGTTGATGCAGCTGATGCGGAAAATGTCCGTAAGGCTAAAGAGGAGTTAGCGGAAGCAGTTAAAGGAAATAATATTCAAGATATTAAGCAAAAGACAGAACAGCTTTCCCAAGCAATTTATGCAGTAACAACTAAAGTTTATCAGCAAACAGGAGCCCAGCAGGGTACAGGTGAAGCACCAAAAGATGATAATGTAGTAGATGCGGACTACGAAGTAGTTGATGACGACAAAAAATAA
- the dnaJ gene encoding molecular chaperone DnaJ: protein MQKRDYYEVLGVNKDASQDEIKKAYRKLARKYHPDVNPGDKSAEEKIKEINEAYAVLSDQEKRASYDQFGHAGASGQGFGGFGGGNADFSGFGDIFDMFFGGFGGRGQHRGPQKGDDVRYDLHITFEEAAFGVEKDIEIPKMEECSICHGSGAEPGTTPETCTVCSGTGQVRITQNTPLGHFQTIKTCHHCNGTGKIIKNRCHACKGRGQVSVTKKIHLNIPAGVDNDSRLRVSGEGELGTLGGPPGDLYVFIVVKPHKMFKRQGYDVYCDFPISIVQASLGDELQVPTLDGKVKLKIPEGTQTGTSFRLKGQGIPKLRGSGRGDQHVRVNVVIPTNLTEKQKELLQQFAHTLTRDNLKAKEKEKDKDKGFFDRVKDAFKG from the coding sequence ATGCAGAAAAGAGATTACTATGAGGTTTTAGGTGTAAATAAAGATGCCAGCCAGGATGAAATAAAAAAAGCCTATCGTAAGCTGGCTCGAAAGTACCATCCTGATGTAAACCCAGGCGATAAAAGTGCAGAAGAGAAAATTAAAGAAATCAACGAAGCTTACGCAGTTTTAAGCGATCAGGAGAAACGGGCCAGCTATGACCAATTTGGCCATGCCGGTGCCTCAGGTCAAGGCTTTGGAGGCTTTGGTGGAGGCAACGCTGACTTCAGCGGCTTTGGCGATATTTTTGATATGTTTTTTGGAGGTTTTGGTGGCCGTGGACAGCACCGTGGCCCCCAAAAAGGCGATGATGTTCGCTATGATTTGCATATTACCTTTGAAGAAGCTGCCTTTGGGGTAGAAAAGGATATTGAAATTCCTAAAATGGAAGAGTGTTCTATTTGCCATGGCTCCGGTGCTGAGCCTGGTACTACTCCAGAAACATGCACCGTATGCAGTGGAACTGGTCAAGTTCGTATTACTCAAAATACACCGTTAGGACACTTCCAGACTATTAAAACCTGCCACCACTGCAACGGCACCGGAAAAATAATTAAGAATCGTTGTCACGCCTGCAAAGGGCGAGGCCAGGTAAGTGTGACGAAAAAAATTCATTTAAATATCCCGGCTGGAGTAGACAATGATTCCAGGCTCCGTGTTTCCGGGGAAGGGGAATTAGGTACTCTAGGCGGGCCACCTGGGGACTTGTATGTTTTCATTGTGGTGAAGCCTCATAAAATGTTTAAACGCCAAGGCTATGATGTATATTGCGATTTCCCAATAAGTATTGTGCAGGCATCTTTAGGGGACGAACTGCAAGTGCCAACTTTAGATGGCAAAGTGAAATTAAAAATTCCTGAAGGCACACAAACGGGAACATCTTTTCGCTTAAAAGGGCAAGGTATTCCCAAACTAAGAGGTTCAGGCAGAGGGGATCAACATGTAAGGGTTAATGTTGTTATTCCCACAAATTTAACAGAAAAACAAAAAGAGCTGTTACAACAATTTGCCCATACCTTAACAAGAGATAACCTTAAAGCTAAAGAAAAAGAAAAAGATAAAGATAAGGGTTTCTTTGATCGAGTTAAAGATGCTTTTAAAGGATAA
- the prmA gene encoding 50S ribosomal protein L11 methyltransferase has protein sequence MSKWQEISVTTTEEAAEAVSNLFYEIGASGVVIQDPKVLARYLAEANWDAYELPVELIEAENVVIKGYLPIDDLLPGRLNQFRNQLETLQEHFTQYLAEVSLAEIAEEDWANSWKTYYKPEKIGNRIVIVPSWENYSADEEDLIVKLDPGMAFGTGNHPTTALCIKFLEKYLQPGASVIDVGTGSGVLSIVAAKLGAGKVVAVDADTLAVQVAQQNVLENKVEQQVETKYSDLLAGVEEQADFIVANIIADVIILLTPQAKSKLKKGGFFLVSGIILDRWPDVHEVLTKSGFQVIERRQENDWVTALAQKMR, from the coding sequence ATGAGTAAATGGCAGGAAATATCTGTAACCACTACAGAGGAAGCGGCTGAGGCCGTAAGTAATTTATTTTACGAAATTGGAGCATCGGGAGTTGTCATCCAAGATCCTAAAGTTTTAGCCAGGTATTTGGCTGAGGCTAATTGGGATGCATATGAACTACCAGTAGAATTGATCGAAGCGGAAAATGTGGTGATTAAAGGCTATCTTCCTATTGATGATTTGCTGCCTGGACGTTTAAATCAGTTTCGAAACCAATTGGAAACTTTGCAGGAACATTTTACCCAATACTTAGCCGAAGTTTCTTTGGCTGAAATTGCCGAAGAAGATTGGGCTAATTCCTGGAAAACATATTACAAGCCAGAAAAAATAGGCAATAGGATTGTAATTGTCCCCAGTTGGGAAAACTATTCAGCTGATGAGGAAGATTTAATTGTTAAGCTGGATCCAGGTATGGCCTTTGGTACAGGCAATCATCCTACTACGGCACTCTGTATTAAGTTCTTGGAGAAATATTTACAGCCTGGGGCAAGTGTAATAGATGTAGGCACTGGTTCAGGGGTATTATCTATCGTAGCTGCTAAACTGGGAGCTGGAAAAGTAGTGGCTGTAGATGCAGATACCTTAGCGGTTCAGGTTGCCCAACAAAACGTCCTGGAAAATAAAGTAGAACAACAAGTTGAAACTAAATATAGCGATTTGCTGGCGGGAGTAGAAGAACAAGCCGATTTCATCGTTGCTAATATTATTGCAGATGTGATTATTTTATTAACTCCCCAGGCAAAGTCCAAATTAAAAAAAGGCGGCTTCTTTTTAGTATCAGGGATTATCCTGGACCGCTGGCCTGATGTCCATGAGGTTTTAACTAAATCCGGTTTTCAGGTTATAGAACGTCGTCAGGAGAATGACTGGGTTACAGCACTGGCGCAAAAAATGAGGTAA